TGCATAAATAGTGTGGTCTTTACCAATTCCTACATTCTCTCCGCAGTGTACTTTAGTTCCTCTTTGTCTAATAATGATGTTTCCAGCTCTTACAACTTCTCCACCAAATTTTTTAACTCCAAGTCTTTTC
This portion of the Arcobacter sp. F2176 genome encodes:
- the rpmA gene encoding 50S ribosomal protein L27, yielding MAHKKGQGSTQNNRDSAGKRLGVKKFGGEVVRAGNIIIRQRGTKVHCGENVGIGKDHTIYA